One stretch of Streptomyces sp. MMBL 11-1 DNA includes these proteins:
- a CDS encoding DUF5719 family protein: protein MKSTHLSLIAGAAVLAAITGFATVTAPGAPAPTGATSAELRPVERSSLVCPAPSDSDLAETRYTSFTPAGEGGDAKGTAELKPALPVVDDEDETDPKKIKKAEEAAKKAKEKADKPVLAVKEPGKPVVAEADGADAPALVGTATGRLAPGWAAQQTTEVTAGGARGLLGVTCTAPDTDFWFPGASTAKSRQDYLHLTNPEDSAAVADIELYGPEGALKSDVNDGITVPARSSVALLLSTLTSEAVDQLTAHVTTRSGRIGAVVLSADDSAGSDWISASQEPSGTLVLPGIPADATSVHLVAFAPGEDDADVKVQLMGKNAAFSPAGNATLHIKSSMTAAVDLKDVTRGEPGSLRLSPVQKNRATPIVAALRVVRGKGDKQEVAYIPATGPVGARASVPDNGEKDSTLSLTAPGATAEVKVTASAGSEGGEPAVETYTVKAGTTLAVTPKAPGGLKGAYALTVETTSGGPVHASRSLARTEGGVPMFTVQTLPDDGGMVEVPSARQDLSVLDD, encoded by the coding sequence GTGAAGTCCACCCACCTGTCCCTGATCGCGGGCGCCGCCGTCCTGGCCGCCATCACCGGATTCGCCACGGTCACCGCGCCCGGCGCCCCGGCGCCCACCGGGGCGACCTCCGCCGAGCTGCGGCCGGTCGAGCGCTCCAGCCTGGTCTGCCCGGCGCCCAGCGACTCCGACCTCGCGGAGACGCGGTACACCTCGTTCACCCCGGCGGGCGAGGGCGGCGACGCCAAGGGCACCGCCGAGCTGAAGCCGGCCCTCCCGGTCGTGGACGACGAGGACGAGACCGACCCGAAGAAGATCAAGAAGGCCGAGGAAGCGGCGAAGAAGGCGAAGGAGAAGGCCGACAAGCCGGTCCTCGCCGTGAAGGAGCCCGGAAAGCCGGTCGTCGCCGAGGCGGACGGCGCCGACGCCCCGGCCCTCGTCGGCACGGCCACCGGCCGCCTGGCCCCCGGCTGGGCCGCACAGCAGACCACCGAGGTCACCGCGGGCGGTGCCCGCGGGCTCCTCGGAGTCACCTGCACCGCCCCCGACACGGACTTCTGGTTCCCGGGCGCGAGCACCGCGAAGTCCCGCCAGGACTACCTCCACCTCACCAACCCCGAGGACTCCGCAGCAGTCGCCGACATCGAGCTGTACGGCCCCGAGGGTGCGCTCAAGTCCGACGTCAACGACGGCATCACCGTGCCGGCCCGCTCCAGCGTCGCCCTTCTGCTGTCCACCCTCACCTCCGAGGCCGTCGACCAGCTGACCGCCCACGTCACCACCCGCTCGGGGCGGATCGGAGCGGTCGTCCTGAGCGCGGACGACAGCGCGGGCAGCGACTGGATCTCCGCGTCCCAGGAACCCTCCGGCACGCTCGTGCTGCCCGGCATCCCGGCCGACGCCACCTCCGTCCACCTGGTGGCGTTCGCGCCCGGCGAGGACGACGCGGACGTGAAAGTCCAGCTCATGGGGAAGAACGCGGCGTTCTCCCCGGCCGGGAACGCTACCCTGCACATCAAGTCCTCGATGACGGCGGCCGTGGACCTCAAGGACGTCACCCGCGGCGAGCCGGGCTCCCTGCGCCTGAGCCCCGTCCAGAAGAACCGGGCGACCCCGATCGTGGCCGCACTGCGCGTGGTCCGGGGCAAGGGCGACAAGCAGGAGGTCGCCTACATTCCGGCCACCGGACCGGTCGGCGCCCGGGCGAGCGTCCCGGACAACGGCGAAAAGGACTCGACACTGTCCCTGACCGCGCCGGGCGCCACGGCCGAGGTGAAGGTCACCGCGTCGGCGGGCAGCGAGGGCGGCGAACCGGCCGTGGAGACGTACACGGTCAAGGCCGGCACCACCCTCGCGGTCACCCCGAAGGCCCCGGGCGGCCTCAAGGGCGCCTACGCGCTGACCGTCGAGACGACCTCGGGCGGCCCGGTCCACGCCTCGCGCTCCCTGGCACGCACGGAGGGCGGGGTCCCGATGTTCACCGTGCAGACGCTCCCCGACGACGGGGGCATGGTCGAGGTCCCGTCGGCCCGCCAGGACCTCTCGGTCCTGGACGACTGA
- a CDS encoding glycosyltransferase has product MSVHSHSAAPNAAAAAPEFPRHVVTAVLVSHDGARWLPDVLAGLLGQERPVQNVVAADTGSADDSARLVTEALGDERVLHLARRTSFGTAVDEAARTAGTLTPDDLPYLKRPSGWDPAGRTWVDENYDLPELPHGEPVQWLWLLHDDCAPEPDALAEMLRVVDTDKHATIVGPKLRGWYDRKQLLEVGVSIANSGRRWTGLDRREQDQGQHDQVRTVLSVSSAGMLIRRDVYEELGGFDRGLPLMRDDVDLCWRAHLAGHRVLVAPDAVLRHAEASARERRPIDCAGRSVASPHRVDKAGAVYTMLVNARGKALPWVLLRLVVGTLLRTLAYLVGKVPGQALDEVTGLLGTLLRPGRILAARRDRGKGVVDAAELRALFPPPGATVRATVDQVAGNFGGRSDADSGGSRHGAVESGPGGDDADFLEIDQFARLKRIGRKPGPVLFALLLLVSLIACRNLLSGGALAGGALLPAPAEVGALWGSYADAWHTVGTGGTQTAPPYLALLAALSALFLGSTGLAVSVLLVCSIPLAGLTAYFASRPLLPSRLLRAWASVAYAFLPAATGALATGRLGTAVLLVLLPLAARAGVAAHGLRVDSAAGERGSWRATWAYTLLLTVMMAFTPIVWPLAVVLGIGVLVLRRGDITAYGLRFVAAVGTPVLVLAPWSLTLLTDPSALLTEAGLDIGTGTATGLDLLGISPGGPGAAGGFLLLGIVLAALAALLRGERQFAVRTAWAVALVGFLFAAIANGSTWAGPATLVYGIALIAAALVGADGARIRVAEQSFGWRQPVAALIALAAGLAPALAAFGWMIGGADGPLERRDPVQVPAFVAEESTTRDQPRTLVLGGSSPDSVAYSLVRGSGARLGDGELTEAGGSNSHLDKVVANLVAGSGADQGGQLSGFAIRYVLVRDGAPRQMSRVLDSTPGLSRLSQLDGSALWRVDRQVARVMITPASGEGEHLPVGSAAVEAHSEIPSGQEGRVLRIADAADPGWTATLDGKPLTRKTVDGWAQGFELPAEGGRLDLTYDAPITHTAWTWAQAGLLLVLVVMALPGRRREIDDDLPEEAALAVAAEPVDGEGRRARRLRAAAQAEAAAAAPEAGDDAYPDDRDPSGAADPAVNPGEYIPAQQSADPYAANTPAHDPQEATGGYAAVPQQQYGEYGQWDGQQQPGADYYTPYQPDPYAQQQQPEQQQQQQQNAGYQGYDAQAPYTQQYNDQGTYGAQGTHNDQGTYGAQGTYNDQGAYDEYGQYVGGRYQQPPYTAPDQHPAENGEQTDPPAPGQAPWQTGNASRGESE; this is encoded by the coding sequence ATGTCCGTGCACAGCCACTCGGCGGCGCCGAACGCGGCCGCCGCCGCCCCAGAGTTCCCCCGGCACGTCGTCACCGCCGTGCTCGTCTCCCACGACGGCGCCCGCTGGCTGCCCGACGTGCTGGCCGGGCTCCTCGGGCAGGAACGCCCCGTGCAGAACGTCGTCGCCGCCGACACCGGCAGCGCCGACGACTCGGCCCGGCTGGTCACCGAGGCGCTCGGCGACGAACGCGTCCTGCACCTCGCACGCCGTACGAGCTTCGGCACCGCCGTCGACGAGGCGGCACGCACGGCCGGAACCCTGACCCCGGACGACCTGCCGTACCTCAAGCGCCCCAGCGGCTGGGACCCGGCCGGCCGGACCTGGGTCGACGAGAACTACGACCTTCCCGAACTGCCGCACGGCGAACCGGTCCAATGGCTCTGGCTGCTGCACGACGACTGCGCCCCCGAGCCGGACGCGCTCGCCGAGATGCTGCGCGTCGTCGACACCGACAAGCACGCCACGATCGTCGGACCCAAACTGCGCGGCTGGTACGACCGCAAGCAACTCCTCGAAGTCGGCGTCTCCATCGCCAACAGCGGGCGCCGCTGGACGGGCCTGGACCGCCGCGAACAGGACCAGGGCCAGCACGACCAGGTCCGTACCGTCCTGTCCGTCTCCTCCGCCGGCATGCTCATCCGCCGCGACGTCTACGAGGAGCTCGGCGGCTTCGACCGCGGGCTCCCCCTGATGCGCGACGACGTGGACCTGTGCTGGCGCGCCCACCTGGCGGGCCACCGGGTCCTCGTCGCCCCGGACGCCGTCCTGCGGCACGCCGAGGCCTCCGCCCGGGAACGCCGCCCCATCGACTGCGCCGGCCGCTCGGTCGCCAGCCCGCACCGCGTGGACAAGGCGGGCGCGGTCTACACGATGCTCGTCAACGCCCGCGGCAAGGCCCTGCCCTGGGTCCTGCTCAGGCTCGTCGTCGGCACCCTGCTCCGTACCCTCGCCTACCTCGTCGGTAAGGTGCCCGGTCAGGCCCTCGACGAGGTCACCGGCCTCCTCGGCACCCTGCTGCGCCCCGGCCGCATCCTCGCCGCCCGCCGCGACCGAGGCAAGGGTGTCGTCGACGCCGCCGAGCTGCGCGCGCTGTTCCCGCCGCCGGGCGCGACCGTCCGGGCCACCGTCGACCAGGTCGCGGGCAACTTCGGCGGGCGCAGCGACGCCGACTCGGGCGGTTCACGGCACGGAGCCGTCGAATCCGGGCCCGGCGGCGATGACGCCGACTTCCTGGAGATCGACCAGTTCGCCCGCCTCAAGCGCATCGGCCGCAAACCGGGACCCGTCCTCTTCGCGTTGCTCCTGCTCGTCTCCCTCATCGCCTGCCGCAACCTCCTCAGCGGCGGCGCCCTGGCGGGCGGCGCGCTGCTGCCCGCCCCCGCCGAGGTCGGCGCGCTCTGGGGGAGTTACGCGGACGCCTGGCACACCGTCGGCACCGGCGGCACCCAGACCGCCCCGCCCTACCTCGCGCTGCTCGCCGCGCTGTCGGCCCTGTTCCTCGGCTCGACCGGTCTCGCCGTCAGCGTGCTGCTGGTCTGCTCGATCCCCCTGGCCGGACTCACCGCCTACTTCGCCTCCCGCCCGCTGCTTCCCTCGCGGCTGCTGCGGGCCTGGGCGAGTGTCGCGTACGCCTTCCTGCCCGCCGCGACCGGCGCCCTGGCCACCGGCCGCCTCGGCACCGCCGTCCTCCTCGTCCTGCTCCCGCTGGCCGCCCGCGCGGGCGTCGCCGCCCACGGGCTGCGCGTGGACAGCGCGGCGGGGGAGCGTGGCAGTTGGCGCGCCACCTGGGCGTACACGCTGCTGCTGACCGTCATGATGGCGTTCACCCCGATCGTCTGGCCGCTCGCCGTGGTCCTCGGCATCGGCGTCCTCGTGCTGCGCCGAGGCGACATCACGGCGTACGGACTCCGCTTCGTCGCCGCCGTCGGCACCCCGGTCCTGGTCCTCGCCCCCTGGTCGCTCACCCTCCTGACGGACCCGTCCGCGCTCCTGACCGAAGCGGGCCTGGACATCGGTACGGGAACGGCAACGGGCCTCGACCTGCTCGGCATCAGCCCCGGCGGCCCCGGAGCGGCGGGCGGCTTCCTGCTCCTCGGCATCGTGCTGGCGGCGCTCGCCGCCCTGCTGCGCGGGGAGCGGCAGTTCGCCGTCCGCACCGCCTGGGCGGTGGCGCTCGTCGGCTTCCTCTTCGCCGCCATCGCCAACGGGTCCACCTGGGCCGGGCCCGCCACCCTCGTCTACGGCATCGCCCTGATCGCCGCCGCCCTGGTGGGCGCGGACGGGGCCCGCATCCGGGTCGCCGAACAGAGCTTCGGCTGGCGCCAGCCCGTCGCCGCGCTGATCGCGCTGGCCGCCGGACTGGCCCCGGCACTGGCCGCGTTCGGCTGGATGATCGGCGGCGCGGACGGACCCCTGGAGCGCCGCGACCCCGTCCAGGTGCCCGCCTTCGTCGCGGAGGAGAGCACCACCCGCGACCAGCCCCGCACCCTCGTCCTCGGCGGCAGCTCGCCCGACTCCGTGGCGTACAGCCTGGTCCGCGGCTCGGGCGCCCGCCTCGGCGACGGCGAACTCACCGAGGCCGGCGGCAGCAACAGCCACCTCGACAAGGTCGTCGCCAACCTCGTCGCGGGCTCCGGCGCCGATCAGGGCGGCCAGCTCAGCGGCTTCGCGATCCGCTACGTCCTCGTCCGGGACGGGGCACCGCGCCAGATGAGCCGCGTCCTCGACTCGACGCCCGGCCTCAGCCGCCTCAGCCAGCTCGACGGCAGTGCCCTGTGGCGCGTGGACCGCCAGGTCGCCCGTGTCATGATCACCCCGGCTTCCGGCGAGGGCGAGCACCTTCCGGTCGGCTCGGCCGCCGTCGAGGCCCACTCCGAGATCCCGTCCGGCCAGGAGGGCCGTGTGCTGAGGATCGCGGACGCCGCCGACCCGGGCTGGACGGCGACCCTGGACGGCAAGCCGCTGACCCGCAAGACGGTCGACGGCTGGGCCCAGGGCTTCGAACTGCCCGCGGAGGGCGGCCGTCTGGACCTCACCTACGACGCCCCGATCACGCACACCGCGTGGACCTGGGCACAGGCCGGACTCCTTCTGGTCCTGGTGGTCATGGCCCTGCCGGGCCGCCGCCGGGAGATCGACGACGACCTGCCCGAGGAGGCGGCGCTCGCCGTGGCCGCCGAGCCGGTCGACGGAGAGGGCCGCCGCGCCCGCAGGCTGCGCGCCGCGGCCCAGGCCGAAGCGGCGGCCGCAGCACCGGAGGCCGGGGACGACGCCTACCCCGACGACCGCGATCCGTCAGGAGCCGCGGACCCGGCGGTGAACCCGGGGGAGTACATCCCCGCGCAGCAGTCCGCCGACCCGTACGCCGCGAACACCCCGGCGCACGACCCGCAGGAAGCCACCGGCGGCTACGCGGCGGTCCCGCAGCAGCAGTACGGCGAGTACGGGCAGTGGGACGGGCAGCAGCAGCCGGGCGCCGACTACTACACGCCGTACCAGCCGGACCCGTACGCCCAGCAACAGCAGCCGGAGCAACAACAGCAACAGCAACAGAACGCCGGCTACCAGGGATACGACGCCCAGGCCCCCTACACGCAGCAGTACAACGACCAGGGCACGTACGGCGCGCAGGGTACGCACAACGACCAGGGCACGTACGGCGCGCAGGGCACGTACAACGACCAGGGCGCGTACGACGAGTACGGCCAGTACGTCGGCGGGCGGTACCAGCAGCCCCCCTACACGGCCCCCGACCAGCACCCCGCCGAGAACGGCGAACAGACCGACCCCCCGGCCCCGGGCCAGGCCCCGTGGCAGACCGGTAACGCATCGCGAGGCGAGTCCGAGTGA
- a CDS encoding WhiB family transcriptional regulator, producing the protein MTELFQQLLVEDADEELGWQERALCAQTDPESFFPEKGGSTREAKKVCLACEVRSECLEYALSNDERFGIWGGLSERERRRLKKAAM; encoded by the coding sequence ATGACCGAGCTGTTCCAGCAACTGCTGGTCGAGGACGCGGACGAGGAACTCGGCTGGCAGGAGCGCGCACTGTGCGCCCAGACCGACCCCGAGTCCTTCTTTCCCGAAAAGGGCGGATCCACCCGGGAGGCCAAGAAGGTCTGCCTCGCCTGTGAGGTGCGTTCGGAATGCCTTGAGTACGCCCTTTCCAACGACGAACGCTTCGGAATCTGGGGCGGGCTCTCCGAGCGGGAGCGGCGGCGCCTCAAGAAGGCCGCCATGTGA
- a CDS encoding cysteine dioxygenase — translation MNSDSDLQIAGDILEVQHLLQPAREHPSTLSEFVGLARSIAADRARWAGIVQYDSASRWYHRLHQGPGYEVWLLSWVPGQSSGRHDHGLSAGVLTVLGGELTEHTERGTRALGAGAQRAFGPGYVHEVVNDSLEPAVSLHIYYPGLTEMPMHATQSAPTAVGAVPA, via the coding sequence ATGAACAGCGACAGCGACCTTCAGATCGCCGGCGACATCCTTGAGGTCCAGCACCTCCTGCAGCCCGCCCGCGAGCACCCCTCCACCCTCTCCGAATTCGTCGGCCTCGCGCGTTCCATCGCCGCCGACCGCGCGCGGTGGGCCGGAATCGTCCAGTACGACTCCGCCTCCCGCTGGTACCACCGCCTGCACCAGGGCCCCGGCTACGAGGTGTGGCTGCTCAGCTGGGTGCCGGGGCAGAGCAGCGGGCGACACGACCACGGCCTCTCCGCCGGCGTACTGACGGTCCTGGGAGGCGAGTTGACCGAGCACACCGAGCGCGGGACGCGGGCTCTCGGCGCGGGCGCGCAGCGTGCCTTCGGCCCCGGGTACGTCCACGAAGTGGTCAACGACTCGCTCGAACCGGCCGTGAGCCTGCACATCTACTACCCGGGCCTGACCGAGATGCCGATGCACGCCACGCAGAGCGCCCCGACGGCCGTGGGCGCCGTACCCGCCTGA
- the cofD gene encoding 2-phospho-L-lactate transferase, which yields MRIVVLAGGIGGARFLRGLKQAAPDADITVIGNTGDDIHLFGLKVCPDLDTVMYTLGGGINEEQGWGRTDETFQVKEELAAYGVGPGWFGLGDRDFATHIVRTQMLGAGYPLSAVTEALCARWQPGVRLLPMSDDRVETHVAVETDGESKAIHFQEYWVKLRASVEAQAIVPVGAEQAKPAPGVLEAIGSADVIVFPPSNPVVSIGTILAVPGIREAIAEAGVPVVGLSPIVGDAPVRGMADKVLAAVGVESTAAAVAQHYGSGLLDGWLVDTVDAGAVGEVEAAGIRCRAVPLMMTDVDTTAEMARQALDLAEEVRA from the coding sequence ATGCGCATTGTTGTTCTGGCCGGTGGCATCGGCGGTGCCCGCTTCCTTCGCGGCCTCAAGCAGGCCGCGCCCGACGCGGACATCACGGTGATCGGCAACACGGGTGATGACATCCATCTGTTCGGGCTGAAGGTCTGTCCCGACCTCGACACCGTGATGTACACCCTCGGCGGTGGCATCAACGAGGAGCAGGGCTGGGGGCGGACCGACGAGACCTTCCAGGTCAAGGAGGAACTCGCGGCCTACGGGGTGGGCCCCGGGTGGTTCGGGCTCGGCGACCGCGACTTCGCGACCCATATCGTCCGTACGCAGATGCTGGGCGCGGGCTATCCGCTGAGCGCGGTCACCGAGGCGCTCTGCGCCCGCTGGCAGCCCGGCGTACGGCTGCTCCCCATGTCCGACGACCGGGTCGAGACGCATGTGGCCGTCGAAACGGACGGCGAGAGCAAGGCGATCCACTTCCAGGAGTACTGGGTGAAGCTGCGCGCCTCCGTCGAGGCGCAGGCGATCGTGCCGGTCGGCGCGGAGCAGGCCAAGCCGGCTCCTGGGGTGCTGGAGGCCATCGGTTCGGCCGATGTCATCGTCTTCCCGCCGTCGAATCCGGTGGTGTCCATCGGCACGATCCTCGCCGTGCCCGGGATCCGGGAGGCCATCGCCGAGGCCGGGGTGCCGGTCGTGGGCCTCTCCCCCATCGTCGGGGACGCGCCCGTGCGCGGGATGGCGGACAAGGTCCTCGCCGCGGTGGGCGTCGAGTCGACCGCCGCCGCCGTGGCCCAGCACTACGGGTCGGGGCTGCTGGACGGCTGGCTCGTGGACACGGTGGACGCGGGTGCGGTCGGCGAGGTCGAGGCGGCGGGGATCCGCTGCCGGGCGGTGCCGCTGATGATGACGGATGTGGACACGACCGCCGAGATGGCCCGGCAGGCGCTGGATCTGGCCGAGGAGGTACGGGCGTGA
- a CDS encoding coenzyme F420-0:L-glutamate ligase, with product MSGSPGAGSPGAAGDGVAASASGGPAAPGSASDSGGPSASDGPSASRTPSFQVWALGGIPEVRAGDDLAKLIAAAEPGLVDGDILLVTSKIVSKAEGRIVEAADREAAIDAETVRVVARRGTLRIVENRQGLVMAAAGVDASNTPAGTVLLLPEDADASARAIRDGLRDALGVEVGVIVTDTFGRPWRSGLTDVAIGAAGVRVLDDLRGGTDAYGNPLSATVVATADELAAAGDLVKGKAEGLPVAVVRGLRHVVSTGDGDSASARALVRNAADDMFRLGTSEAVREAVTLRRTVREFTDEPVDPGAVRRAVAAAVTAPAPHHTTPWRFVLLESAASRTRLLDAMRDAWIEDLRRDGKSEESIAKRVRRGDVLRNAPYLVVPCLVMDGSHTYGDERRDTAEREMFVVAAGAGVQNFLVALAGERLGSAWVSSTMFCRSVVREVLSLPSSWDPLGAVAVGHAAGVPRERGVRDAEAFLTVR from the coding sequence GTGAGCGGTTCTCCTGGCGCCGGTTCTCCTGGCGCCGCGGGTGACGGTGTCGCGGCCTCGGCCTCCGGTGGTCCCGCTGCCCCCGGTAGCGCTTCGGACTCCGGTGGTCCTTCGGCTTCCGACGGCCCCTCGGCTTCCCGTACGCCCTCCTTCCAGGTCTGGGCGCTGGGCGGGATTCCCGAAGTGCGGGCCGGTGACGATCTCGCCAAGCTGATCGCCGCGGCCGAGCCCGGGCTGGTCGACGGCGACATCCTGCTCGTCACCTCGAAGATCGTTTCCAAGGCCGAGGGCCGGATCGTCGAGGCCGCCGACCGCGAGGCCGCCATTGACGCCGAGACCGTGCGGGTCGTGGCCCGGCGCGGGACGCTGCGGATCGTGGAGAACCGGCAGGGTCTGGTCATGGCCGCCGCCGGGGTCGATGCCTCGAACACGCCGGCCGGGACCGTGCTGCTGCTGCCCGAGGACGCCGACGCCTCCGCCCGGGCCATCCGGGACGGGCTGCGGGACGCCCTCGGCGTGGAGGTCGGCGTCATCGTCACGGATACCTTCGGGCGGCCCTGGCGCAGCGGTCTGACCGATGTCGCGATCGGGGCGGCCGGGGTGCGGGTGCTGGACGATCTGCGCGGCGGGACGGACGCGTACGGCAACCCGCTCAGTGCCACGGTCGTGGCCACGGCGGACGAGCTGGCCGCGGCCGGGGACCTGGTCAAGGGCAAGGCGGAAGGGCTGCCGGTCGCCGTGGTACGGGGGCTGCGGCACGTGGTGTCCACCGGTGACGGGGACTCCGCCAGTGCTCGGGCGCTCGTACGGAATGCGGCCGACGACATGTTCCGGCTCGGGACGTCGGAGGCGGTCCGTGAAGCGGTGACGCTGCGGCGTACGGTGCGCGAGTTCACCGATGAGCCGGTGGATCCGGGGGCCGTGCGGCGGGCCGTGGCCGCGGCGGTGACGGCGCCCGCCCCTCACCACACGACGCCGTGGCGGTTCGTGCTGCTGGAGTCCGCCGCGTCGCGGACCCGGTTGCTCGACGCGATGCGGGACGCGTGGATCGAGGACCTGCGGCGCGACGGCAAGAGCGAGGAGTCGATCGCCAAGCGGGTGCGGCGCGGGGATGTGCTGCGCAACGCGCCGTATCTGGTGGTGCCGTGCCTGGTGATGGACGGCTCCCACACGTACGGGGACGAGCGCCGCGACACGGCGGAGCGCGAGATGTTCGTCGTCGCGGCGGGCGCGGGCGTGCAGAACTTCCTGGTGGCGCTGGCGGGTGAGCGGCTGGGGTCGGCGTGGGTGTCCTCGACGATGTTCTGCCGGTCCGTGGTGCGGGAGGTGCTGTCGCTGCCGTCGTCCTGGGATCCGCTGGGGGCGGTGGCTGTGGGGCATGCGGCGGGGGTGCCTCGGGAGCGGGGCGTTCGGGATGCGGAGGCGTTTCTCACCGTGCGGTGA
- a CDS encoding DNA-3-methyladenine glycosylase family protein, whose product MAGRFAPRSARAVLPHQVVAPAPRTATPAHDGPPLTREWTPPGPLDLRLVLGPLRRGPADPTFRMVADGTFWRATLTPEGPGTLRVAARGGRIEAAAWGPGADWLLTGLPALLGADDDPDAFVPRHRLLALTRHRRPGLRLLRTGLVMESLIPSILEQKVTTDEAYRAWRHLVRRFGTPAPGPTADLGLHVMPDPRGWAMIPSWEWHRANVDAKRSSTILRAVRVARRLEEAATMNLPEALARLELIPGIGPWTSSETLQRSNGAPDAVTVGDLHLPGIVGHALADRRDADDEEMLSLLTPYEGQRHRATRLILLSGQTPKRRAPRMTPGNITHW is encoded by the coding sequence GTGGCAGGACGATTCGCCCCCCGCTCCGCGCGAGCGGTGCTGCCGCACCAGGTCGTGGCCCCGGCGCCTCGGACCGCCACGCCCGCGCACGACGGCCCGCCGCTGACCCGGGAGTGGACCCCGCCCGGTCCGCTGGACCTCCGCCTCGTCCTCGGCCCCCTGCGCCGGGGCCCGGCGGATCCCACGTTCCGGATGGTCGCTGACGGTACGTTCTGGCGGGCCACCCTCACGCCCGAGGGCCCCGGCACCCTGCGCGTCGCGGCGCGCGGTGGCCGGATCGAGGCGGCGGCCTGGGGCCCCGGCGCGGACTGGCTGCTCACGGGGCTCCCCGCGCTCCTCGGCGCGGACGACGACCCGGACGCCTTCGTCCCCCGCCACCGCCTGCTCGCCCTGACCCGGCACCGCCGCCCCGGCCTGCGGCTGCTGCGTACGGGCCTGGTCATGGAATCGCTGATCCCCTCGATCCTGGAGCAGAAGGTCACCACGGACGAGGCGTACCGCGCCTGGCGCCACCTGGTCCGCCGCTTCGGCACCCCCGCCCCGGGACCCACCGCTGACCTTGGCCTGCATGTGATGCCGGACCCGCGAGGCTGGGCGATGATCCCGTCCTGGGAATGGCACAGGGCGAACGTCGACGCCAAGCGGTCGTCGACGATCCTGCGCGCGGTACGCGTGGCCCGCCGGCTGGAGGAGGCGGCGACGATGAACCTCCCCGAGGCCCTGGCCCGCCTGGAACTGATCCCCGGCATCGGCCCCTGGACCTCGTCCGAGACCCTCCAGCGCTCGAACGGCGCGCCGGACGCGGTCACGGTCGGCGACCTGCACCTGCCGGGCATCGTCGGCCATGCCCTGGCGGACCGTCGTGACGCGGACGACGAGGAGATGCTGTCCCTGCTGACCCCGTACGAGGGCCAGCGCCACCGGGCGACCCGCCTGATCCTGCTCTCGGGCCAGACCCCGAAACGCCGGGCCCCGAGGATGACTCCCGGCAACATCACCCACTGGTAG
- a CDS encoding nucleotidyltransferase family protein encodes MTEAKEAILLVGGKGTRLRPLTVHTPKPMVPAAGVPFLTHQLARARAAGVEHIVLATSYLAEVFEPYFGDGSSLGLHIEYVTEREPLGTGGAIRNVAPKLSSGPDEPVLIFNGDILTGLDIRALVTSHTVSGADVSLHLTRVEDPRAFGLVPTDATGRVTAFLEKPQTPEEIVTDQINAGAYIFRRSVIDSIPAGRPVSVERETFPGLLASGAHLQGMVDSTYWLDLGTPGAFVRGSADLVLGRAPSPAVPGRCGDRLVLPTASVAPDAKLTGGTVVGDGAVIGAGARIDGSAILAGAVVEAGAVITDSLVGAGARIGDRTVLAGAVIGDGAQVGADNELRDGIRIWCGAVLPDASVRFSSDQ; translated from the coding sequence GTGACAGAGGCAAAAGAAGCGATCCTCCTGGTCGGTGGCAAAGGCACCCGGCTGCGCCCGCTCACGGTGCACACCCCGAAGCCGATGGTGCCGGCCGCGGGGGTCCCCTTCCTCACCCACCAGCTGGCGCGGGCCAGGGCGGCCGGGGTGGAGCACATCGTGCTCGCCACGTCCTACCTGGCGGAGGTCTTCGAACCGTACTTCGGCGACGGTTCCTCGCTCGGTCTGCACATCGAGTACGTCACCGAGCGGGAGCCGCTCGGCACCGGCGGAGCCATCCGCAACGTCGCGCCGAAGCTGTCCTCGGGACCGGACGAACCGGTCCTGATCTTCAACGGCGACATCCTGACCGGGCTCGACATCCGGGCCCTGGTCACCTCGCACACCGTCTCCGGGGCGGATGTCTCCCTCCACCTGACCCGGGTCGAGGACCCGCGGGCCTTCGGCCTCGTGCCGACCGACGCGACGGGCCGGGTCACGGCCTTCCTGGAGAAGCCGCAGACGCCGGAAGAGATCGTCACCGACCAGATCAACGCCGGGGCGTACATCTTCCGGCGCTCGGTCATCGACTCCATCCCGGCCGGCCGTCCCGTCTCCGTCGAACGCGAGACCTTCCCCGGACTGCTCGCCTCCGGCGCCCATCTCCAGGGCATGGTCGACTCCACGTACTGGCTGGACCTCGGCACCCCGGGCGCCTTCGTCCGTGGCTCCGCCGACCTCGTCCTCGGCCGCGCACCCTCCCCGGCGGTCCCCGGCCGCTGCGGCGACCGCCTGGTCCTGCCGACCGCGTCCGTGGCCCCGGACGCCAAGCTCACCGGCGGCACGGTGGTTGGCGACGGCGCGGTGATCGGCGCGGGCGCGAGAATTGACGGCTCGGCGATCCTGGCCGGCGCGGTCGTCGAGGCGGGCGCGGTCATCACGGACTCCCTGGTCGGGGCTGGCGCCAGGATCGGCGACCGTACGGTCCTGGCGGGCGCGGTGATCGGCGACGGGGCGCAGGTGGGCGCGGACAACGAACTGCGCGACGGGATCAGGATCTGGTGCGGCGCGGTCCTGCCGGACGCCTCGGTCCGCTTCTCCTCGGACCAGTAA